Below is a genomic region from Sphingopyxis terrae subsp. terrae NBRC 15098.
CGGTCCGATTATTCCATAGCTGCCGGTCGCCTTCCCACCCCAAAGCCGCCACCTGGCGCCCGGAATTTAGCCCTCCGATGGCGCCGCTGTTGCTTTCTGCTTCGTCGGCATCATCCGCTTCGACAGCCCATGATAGAGGCGGGTGGGGCAGACCTGCGCGCTTGTCCAGTCGGCGATCAGCGCCGTCGCGAACAGCGACAGGATCACGCCGCGCGCGGCGGTCGCCTCGATCAGGATGATGACGGCGGTCAGCGGCGCGCGCACGACCCCGACGAAATAGGCGACCATGCCCATCATCACCACCGCGCCGGTCGGGCTGTCGGGGAAGGCGGGCGTCAACAAATTGCCGAACCCGGCGCCGACCGCGAGCGAGGGCGCGAAAATGCCGCCCGGCGCGCCGCTCAACGTCGAGGCGAGCGCGGTCACGAACTTGGCGGGAAAGAACCACAGCTTGCCGTGGTTGCCTTCGACCAGGAATTTGGTGACGTCGTAGCCGGTGCCCCACGTCGCGCCGCCGGTCGCGATGCTCACCCCCGCGACGACGAGGCCGCAAACGGCTGCGAAAAGGATCGGGCGCGCCGCCGCCTTGCGCGCCCAGCCGGCGGACCGGTCGCTCGCCGCCAGCACGATCCGCGCAAAGAGCCCGCCGGCCAGGCCGCCGCCGATCCCCGCGATTGGCGCGATCAACAGCACGTCGGCCACGGGGAGCGTTTCGCGCATCGCGCCGAAATAGACATAGTCGCCCGCCACCGACAGG
It encodes:
- a CDS encoding chloride channel protein — its product is MLSKPNLPRWMRLWQLRAGRRARSEVVDIRRRVAMVGGALLLGFVALVFAAAGDKVQRLIFQISAVAWWLPLLITPSVFALIVWLTNRYVPDARGSGIPQIIAAGRYPDQAADGPLVSLKTAFAKLALTLTTLAAGGSVGREGPTVQVSAAIMVAMHRLLKVRISAGVFIAGGAAGVAAAFNTPLAGIAFAIEELASAYEQRVAVLTMGAVMIAGLVSLSVAGDYVYFGAMRETLPVADVLLIAPIAGIGGGLAGGLFARIVLAASDRSAGWARKAAARPILFAAVCGLVVAGVSIATGGATWGTGYDVTKFLVEGNHGKLWFFPAKFVTALASTLSGAPGGIFAPSLAVGAGFGNLLTPAFPDSPTGAVVMMGMVAYFVGVVRAPLTAVIILIEATAARGVILSLFATALIADWTSAQVCPTRLYHGLSKRMMPTKQKATAAPSEG